In Rheinheimera sp. MM224, one DNA window encodes the following:
- the tuf gene encoding elongation factor Tu, with amino-acid sequence MAKAKFERNKPHVNVGTIGHVDHGKTTLTAAITNVLAKHYGGQAFAFDQIDKAPEEKARGITINTSHVEYDTPSRHYAHVDCPGHADYVKNMITGAAQMDGAILVVAATDGPMPQTREHILLSRQVGVPFIVVFMNKCDMVDDEELLELVEMEVRELLSDYDFPGDDLPVIRGSALKGLEGDAAWEPKILELAAALDSYIPEPVRAIDKPFIMPIEDVFSIAGRGTVVTGRVEQGIVKVGESVEIVGLKDTVTTTCTGVEMFRKLLDEGRAGENIGALLRGTKREDVERGQVLAKPGSIKPHTKFEGEVYVLSKEEGGRHTPFFKGYRPQFYFRTTDVTGSVELPEGVEMVMPGDNLKFVVELINPIAMDEGLRFAIREGGRTVGAGVVSKVLV; translated from the coding sequence ATGGCTAAGGCTAAATTTGAACGTAATAAACCGCACGTTAACGTAGGCACCATCGGTCACGTTGACCACGGTAAAACTACTTTAACTGCTGCTATCACTAACGTACTGGCCAAGCACTACGGTGGTCAGGCATTCGCTTTCGATCAAATCGACAAAGCGCCAGAAGAGAAAGCTCGTGGTATCACGATCAACACTTCTCACGTTGAATACGATACACCATCACGTCACTACGCCCACGTAGACTGCCCAGGCCACGCTGACTATGTGAAGAACATGATCACTGGTGCTGCTCAGATGGACGGCGCAATCCTGGTAGTTGCAGCGACTGACGGCCCAATGCCACAGACTCGTGAGCACATCCTGTTATCTCGTCAGGTAGGTGTACCTTTCATCGTTGTATTCATGAACAAATGTGACATGGTTGATGACGAAGAGCTGTTAGAGCTGGTGGAGATGGAAGTTCGTGAACTTCTGTCAGACTACGATTTCCCAGGTGATGACCTGCCGGTAATCCGTGGTTCAGCTTTAAAAGGTCTGGAAGGCGATGCAGCATGGGAACCAAAAATCCTTGAGCTGGCAGCAGCTTTAGATTCTTACATTCCAGAGCCAGTACGTGCGATTGATAAGCCATTCATCATGCCAATCGAAGACGTATTCTCAATTGCTGGTCGTGGTACTGTAGTAACAGGCCGTGTAGAGCAAGGTATCGTAAAAGTAGGCGAGTCAGTAGAAATCGTTGGTCTGAAAGACACAGTGACCACTACTTGTACTGGTGTTGAAATGTTCCGTAAACTGTTAGACGAAGGTCGTGCAGGCGAGAACATCGGCGCGCTGTTACGTGGTACTAAACGTGAAGACGTAGAACGTGGTCAGGTATTAGCAAAACCAGGTTCAATCAAGCCACACACCAAGTTCGAAGGTGAAGTGTACGTATTATCGAAAGAAGAAGGTGGTCGTCATACTCCATTCTTCAAAGGTTACCGTCCACAGTTCTACTTCCGTACTACAGACGTAACTGGTTCAGTAGAACTGCCAGAAGGCGTAGAGATGGTAATGCCAGGCGACAACCTGAAGTTTGTTGTTGAACTGATCAACCCAATCGC
- the rpoC gene encoding DNA-directed RNA polymerase subunit beta' — MKDLLKFLKQQTKTEEFDVIRIGLSSPDMIRSWSFGEVKKPETINYRTFKPERDGLFCARIFGPVKDYECLCGKYKRLKHRGVICEKCGVEVTLTKVRRERMGHIELASPTAHIWFLKSLPSRIGLLLDMTLRDIERVLYFESYVVTEPGMTSLERRQMLTEEEYLDVLEEHGDEFEAKMGAEAILDILRGIELATEIKQMREELPTINSETKRKKISKRLKLMEAFHTSGNKPEWMIMTVLPVLPPDLRPLVPLDGGRFATSDLNDLYRRVINRNNRLKRLLDLSAPDIIVRNEKRMLQEAVDALLDNGRRGRAITGSNKRPLKSLADMIKGKQGRFRQNLLGKRVDYSGRSVITVGPTLRLHQCGLPKKMALELFKPFIYGKLEARGLATTIKAAKKMVEREEGAVWDVLDEVIREHPVLLNRAPTLHRLGIQAFEPVLIEGKAIQLHPLVCAAYNADFDGDQMAVHVPLTIEAQLEARALMMSTNNVLSPANGEPIIVPSQDVVLGLYYMTRDAVNAKGEGMIFKHAKEAEKAFRAGVASLHARVKVRITEVTIAEDGTRSSVTAVRDTTVGRAILYSIMPEGLAFDSINQAMGKKQISRLLNGSYRRIGLKNTVILADQIMYTGFHYAMLSGVSVGIDDMVIPAAKVDIISAAEAEVAEIQDQFQQGLVTAGEKYNKVIDIWSTANEALSKAMMDNLSKESVVDRDGNTVTQPSFNSVYMMADSGARGSPAQIRQLAGMRGLMAKPDGSIIETPITANFREGLSVLQYFISTHGARKGLADTALKTANSGYLTRRLVDVAQDLVVTESDCGSTEGIMMKPLIEGGDVVEGLRERVLGRVVIGDVVVPATGEVLVEDGTMLDEKLCDAIEKHSIDEVYVRSVITCQTNFGVCAKCYGRDLARGHIINAGEAVGVIAAQSIGEPGTQLTMRTFHIGGAASRSSAENSVQVKNSGILKLHNAKFVRNSDNKIVITSRSAEVTVFDDMGREKERYKLPYGSILATDDNAKIVSGQIVASWDPHSHPIIVERGAKVSHSDIDDTNTEVQQDDLTGLTRTVVKDLSKANAKEPKLILEMDDGALQEIRLPSFTTIEVTDGSNVKAGAVLARIPQESSKTRDITGGLPRVADLFEARKPKDPAILAEISGVISFGKETKGKRRLIITPEQGDSHEEMIPKWRQVNVFEGERIEKGEVISEGPESPHDILRLRGIHHVASYIVNEVQDVYRLQGVKINDKHIETIIRQMLRKCLIIHPGSSEFLEGEMAEVSRVNIANAELEAAGKIPAKYERSLLGITKASLSTDSFISAASFQETTRVLTEAAVGGKFDELRGLKENVIVGRLIPAGTGFAYHQNRIRQRQRVANGEVAEPAMSAESAEQALTDALNMDLSGNDE; from the coding sequence GTGAAAGACTTATTAAAGTTTCTGAAACAACAAACTAAAACTGAAGAGTTCGATGTGATTCGTATCGGCCTTTCTTCACCAGACATGATCCGTTCATGGTCTTTTGGTGAAGTGAAAAAGCCTGAGACAATCAACTACCGTACCTTCAAGCCAGAGCGCGATGGTTTGTTTTGTGCACGGATTTTCGGACCGGTAAAAGACTATGAGTGTCTGTGTGGTAAATACAAACGCTTAAAGCACCGTGGTGTGATCTGTGAAAAATGTGGTGTTGAAGTCACTCTGACTAAAGTACGTCGTGAGCGTATGGGTCACATTGAACTGGCTAGCCCAACAGCCCACATTTGGTTCCTGAAATCACTGCCAAGCCGTATCGGTTTGCTGTTAGATATGACGTTACGTGATATCGAACGTGTACTGTATTTTGAATCTTATGTTGTGACTGAACCAGGCATGACTTCTTTAGAGCGTCGTCAGATGCTGACTGAAGAAGAATATCTGGACGTGCTGGAAGAGCACGGCGACGAGTTCGAAGCCAAAATGGGTGCAGAAGCAATTCTGGACATTTTACGTGGCATTGAACTGGCAACAGAGATCAAACAAATGCGTGAAGAGTTGCCAACAATCAACTCAGAGACAAAGCGCAAGAAAATCAGCAAACGTCTGAAACTGATGGAAGCATTCCACACTTCTGGTAACAAACCAGAGTGGATGATCATGACAGTACTGCCAGTACTGCCACCAGATCTGCGTCCTTTAGTTCCATTGGACGGTGGCCGTTTTGCTACCTCTGATCTGAACGATTTATACCGCCGTGTGATCAACCGTAACAACCGTCTGAAGCGTCTTTTAGACCTGTCAGCTCCTGATATCATTGTACGTAACGAAAAGCGTATGTTGCAGGAAGCTGTAGATGCGTTGTTAGACAACGGTCGTCGCGGTCGCGCTATCACGGGTTCGAACAAGCGTCCTCTGAAATCTTTGGCCGATATGATCAAAGGTAAACAAGGTCGTTTCCGTCAGAACTTGTTAGGTAAGCGTGTTGACTACTCAGGCCGTTCTGTAATTACAGTAGGTCCTACTTTACGTCTGCATCAGTGCGGTTTACCAAAGAAAATGGCTTTAGAGTTATTCAAGCCTTTCATCTACGGTAAGTTAGAAGCCCGCGGTTTAGCCACGACTATTAAAGCGGCTAAAAAGATGGTTGAACGTGAAGAAGGCGCTGTATGGGACGTTCTGGACGAAGTAATCCGTGAACATCCGGTGCTGTTAAACCGTGCTCCTACACTTCACCGTTTAGGTATTCAGGCATTCGAACCTGTACTGATCGAAGGTAAGGCTATCCAGTTACACCCATTGGTGTGTGCTGCATACAACGCCGACTTCGACGGTGACCAGATGGCCGTTCACGTGCCTCTGACCATTGAAGCTCAGTTAGAAGCCCGTGCGCTGATGATGTCGACGAACAACGTTCTGTCGCCAGCGAACGGTGAACCAATCATCGTTCCTTCACAGGACGTTGTATTGGGTCTGTATTACATGACGCGTGATGCGGTAAACGCCAAAGGCGAAGGCATGATCTTTAAACATGCCAAGGAAGCTGAAAAAGCATTCCGTGCCGGTGTTGCCAGCTTACACGCCCGTGTCAAAGTACGTATCACTGAAGTGACTATTGCCGAAGACGGCACCCGTTCTTCTGTGACTGCAGTACGTGACACTACAGTAGGCCGTGCCATTCTGTACTCCATCATGCCGGAAGGCTTAGCCTTTGATTCAATCAACCAGGCTATGGGTAAGAAACAGATTTCACGTTTACTGAACGGCTCTTACCGTCGTATTGGTCTGAAAAATACCGTTATTTTAGCGGATCAGATCATGTACACAGGTTTCCATTACGCCATGTTGTCTGGTGTGTCTGTTGGTATTGACGATATGGTCATCCCGGCAGCCAAGGTTGATATCATTTCTGCTGCAGAAGCTGAAGTGGCTGAGATCCAGGACCAGTTCCAACAAGGTTTAGTAACGGCCGGTGAAAAGTACAACAAAGTAATCGACATTTGGTCAACCGCCAACGAAGCCTTATCTAAGGCGATGATGGACAACTTATCGAAAGAGTCAGTTGTGGATCGCGATGGCAACACAGTCACTCAACCGTCATTTAACTCTGTTTATATGATGGCCGACTCTGGCGCACGGGGCTCTCCAGCTCAGATCCGTCAGTTAGCCGGTATGCGTGGTCTGATGGCTAAACCAGATGGTTCAATCATCGAAACGCCAATTACAGCGAACTTCCGTGAAGGTCTGAGCGTACTTCAGTACTTCATCTCTACTCACGGTGCTCGTAAAGGATTGGCGGATACAGCGTTAAAAACAGCAAACTCCGGTTACCTGACTCGTCGTCTGGTTGACGTTGCACAGGATTTAGTCGTGACTGAATCTGACTGTGGCTCAACAGAAGGCATTATGATGAAGCCACTGATTGAAGGTGGTGACGTTGTAGAAGGTCTGCGTGAGCGCGTATTAGGTCGTGTTGTGATCGGCGACGTGGTAGTTCCTGCAACTGGCGAAGTGCTGGTTGAAGACGGCACCATGTTAGACGAGAAGCTGTGTGATGCGATTGAAAAACACTCGATTGACGAAGTCTATGTTCGTTCTGTAATTACCTGTCAGACCAACTTTGGTGTATGTGCCAAGTGTTACGGTCGTGATTTGGCCCGTGGCCACATCATCAACGCTGGTGAAGCTGTAGGCGTTATCGCTGCTCAGTCCATCGGTGAGCCAGGTACACAGTTAACGATGCGTACATTCCACATCGGTGGTGCTGCATCACGGTCATCAGCTGAGAACAGCGTACAAGTGAAGAACTCAGGTATCCTGAAGTTACACAATGCGAAGTTCGTACGTAACAGTGACAACAAAATTGTTATCACTTCACGTTCAGCCGAAGTCACAGTGTTCGACGACATGGGTCGTGAGAAAGAGCGTTACAAGCTGCCATACGGTTCTATTTTAGCCACTGACGACAATGCAAAAATCGTTTCTGGCCAAATCGTTGCAAGCTGGGATCCGCACTCTCACCCAATTATCGTAGAACGTGGTGCCAAGGTATCGCACAGCGATATCGATGATACCAACACTGAAGTTCAGCAGGACGACCTGACTGGTTTAACCCGTACTGTGGTGAAAGACCTATCCAAGGCCAATGCGAAAGAACCTAAGTTAATTTTAGAAATGGACGACGGTGCATTACAGGAAATCCGCTTACCGAGCTTCACCACTATTGAAGTGACTGATGGTTCGAACGTAAAAGCCGGTGCTGTATTAGCTCGTATTCCACAAGAAAGCTCGAAAACACGCGACATCACGGGTGGTCTGCCACGCGTTGCCGACTTGTTCGAAGCCCGTAAGCCAAAAGATCCTGCCATCCTGGCGGAAATCTCAGGTGTTATTAGCTTCGGTAAAGAAACCAAAGGCAAACGTCGTCTGATCATCACTCCAGAGCAAGGTGATTCTCATGAAGAGATGATCCCGAAATGGCGTCAGGTGAACGTGTTCGAAGGTGAACGTATCGAGAAAGGTGAAGTGATCTCCGAAGGTCCAGAGTCACCACACGATATCCTGCGCTTACGTGGTATCCACCATGTAGCCAGTTACATCGTGAACGAAGTACAGGACGTATACCGTCTGCAAGGCGTTAAAATTAACGACAAGCACATCGAAACTATTATTCGTCAAATGCTACGTAAATGTTTAATCATTCACCCAGGCAGCAGCGAGTTCTTAGAAGGTGAAATGGCGGAAGTGTCACGCGTTAATATTGCAAACGCTGAACTGGAAGCAGCAGGTAAGATCCCTGCGAAGTACGAACGGTCGTTGTTAGGTATTACCAAAGCATCACTGTCAACGGACTCTTTCATTTCTGCGGCGTCGTTCCAGGAAACAACGCGCGTATTAACAGAAGCTGCAGTCGGCGGAAAATTCGACGAGCTGCGTGGCCTGAAAGAAAACGTAATTGTCGGCCGTTTGATCCCGGCAGGTACTGGTTTTGCGTATCACCAAAACCGTATCCGTCAGCGTCAACGTGTCGCCAATGGCGAAGTCGCTGAACCGGCGATGAGTGCAGAAAGTGCTGAACAAGCTCTGACTGATGCTCTGAATATGGACTTGTCAGGCAACGACGAATAA
- the fusA gene encoding elongation factor G, translated as MARTTPIELYRNIGICAHVDAGKTTTTERVLFYTGLSHKIGEVHDGAATMDWMEQEQERGITITSAATTTFWRGMQGQFPQHRVNIIDTPGHVDFTIEVERSLRVLDGAVVVLCGSSGVQPQTETVWRQANKYEVPRLIFVNKMDRTGANFLRVVKQARDRLNHTIVPIQLPIGSEENFRGVVDLLKMKAINWNEADQGMTFTYEEIPAEMLAECEEWRANMVEAAAEANEELMERYLEGGELTEDEIRLALRQRTLSNEVVLVLCGSAFKNKGVQAMLDAVIEYLPSPTEVKAIKGINEDESEGLRHADDDAPFAALAFKIATDPFVGTLTFFRCYSGVINSGDSVYNPVKHKKERIGRIVQMHANDRQEIKEVRAGDIAAGIGFKDVTTGDTLCDPDHIITLERMEFPEPVISVAVEPKTKADQERMGVALSKLAAEDPSFRVHTDEETSQTIISGMGELHLEIIVDRMKREFKVEANVGKPQVAYRETIRASTEVEGKFVRQSGGRGQFGHCWLKIEPQEEGKGYEFVNAVVGGVIPKEYIPAIDKGIIEQMKNGILAGYPVIDVKVTVFDGSYHDVDSNEMAFKVAASMGFRKGALQAKPVILEPVMKVEVVTPEDFMGDIVGDLNRRRGIINGMEDAPGGIKIVDAQVPLSEMFGYATSMRSLTQGRASYSMEPLKYMEAPNNVTEAIIAARSSTGSND; from the coding sequence GTGGCACGTACAACTCCTATTGAGCTTTACCGGAACATTGGTATTTGTGCTCACGTTGACGCGGGTAAAACCACGACAACTGAACGAGTTTTGTTCTATACCGGCTTGTCTCACAAGATCGGTGAAGTTCATGACGGCGCCGCCACGATGGATTGGATGGAACAGGAGCAGGAACGTGGTATCACTATCACGTCCGCTGCTACTACGACCTTTTGGCGTGGTATGCAGGGCCAGTTCCCTCAACATCGTGTAAACATCATCGATACACCGGGGCACGTTGACTTCACTATTGAAGTAGAACGTTCCCTGCGTGTTCTGGATGGTGCTGTTGTCGTACTGTGTGGTTCTTCAGGCGTACAGCCTCAGACCGAAACAGTATGGCGTCAGGCAAATAAATACGAAGTTCCACGTTTGATCTTTGTTAACAAGATGGACCGCACTGGCGCTAACTTCCTGCGTGTTGTGAAGCAAGCCCGTGACCGTCTGAATCACACCATAGTGCCTATTCAGTTACCTATTGGTTCTGAAGAGAACTTCCGTGGCGTGGTTGACTTGTTAAAAATGAAAGCAATCAACTGGAACGAAGCTGACCAGGGTATGACCTTCACGTACGAAGAGATCCCTGCGGAAATGCTGGCTGAGTGTGAAGAGTGGCGTGCAAACATGGTAGAAGCAGCAGCTGAAGCCAATGAAGAGCTGATGGAACGTTATTTGGAAGGCGGTGAGCTTACTGAAGACGAAATCCGTTTGGCCTTGCGTCAACGTACTCTTTCTAACGAAGTGGTTCTTGTGCTTTGTGGTTCTGCATTCAAAAACAAAGGCGTTCAGGCGATGCTTGATGCTGTGATTGAATACTTACCATCACCGACTGAGGTCAAAGCTATTAAGGGTATTAACGAAGATGAGTCAGAAGGCTTACGCCATGCTGACGACGATGCGCCATTTGCGGCACTTGCGTTCAAAATCGCAACTGACCCATTTGTTGGCACATTGACTTTCTTCCGTTGCTACTCTGGCGTGATTAACTCTGGTGACAGCGTTTATAACCCGGTAAAACACAAGAAAGAGCGTATTGGCCGTATCGTTCAGATGCATGCCAATGACCGCCAGGAAATCAAAGAAGTTCGTGCTGGTGATATTGCTGCCGGTATAGGTTTTAAAGATGTGACTACAGGTGACACTTTATGTGACCCTGACCACATTATTACGCTGGAACGTATGGAATTCCCGGAGCCGGTAATTTCTGTTGCAGTGGAACCAAAAACCAAAGCTGACCAGGAACGTATGGGTGTCGCTCTGAGCAAACTTGCTGCAGAAGATCCGTCATTCCGTGTTCACACCGACGAAGAAACCAGCCAGACTATTATTTCTGGTATGGGTGAGCTGCACTTAGAAATCATCGTGGATCGTATGAAACGCGAATTCAAAGTGGAAGCAAACGTTGGTAAACCTCAGGTCGCTTATCGCGAAACTATTCGCGCCAGCACTGAAGTTGAAGGTAAATTTGTTCGTCAATCTGGTGGTCGCGGTCAATTTGGTCATTGCTGGCTGAAAATCGAACCTCAGGAAGAAGGCAAAGGCTATGAGTTCGTTAACGCTGTCGTGGGTGGTGTGATTCCAAAAGAATACATTCCTGCTATCGACAAAGGCATTATCGAACAGATGAAAAACGGTATCCTTGCTGGTTACCCGGTCATTGACGTGAAAGTTACCGTATTCGATGGTTCATACCACGATGTGGACTCAAACGAAATGGCGTTCAAAGTTGCCGCCTCTATGGGCTTCAGAAAAGGCGCACTGCAAGCTAAGCCAGTGATCCTTGAACCCGTCATGAAAGTTGAAGTGGTAACACCGGAAGACTTCATGGGTGACATCGTCGGTGACTTAAACCGTCGTCGCGGTATCATCAACGGTATGGAAGATGCTCCTGGTGGTATCAAGATCGTTGACGCTCAGGTTCCGTTGTCCGAAATGTTTGGTTATGCAACCAGCATGCGTTCATTGACCCAGGGCCGTGCTTCTTATTCAATGGAACCATTGAAGTATATGGAAGCACCAAACAACGTGACTGAAGCAATTATTGCAGCTCGTAGTAGTACTGGTAGTAACGATTAA
- the rpsG gene encoding 30S ribosomal protein S7 — protein sequence MPRRRVIGQRKILPDPKFGSELLAKFVNVVMIDGKKSTAESIVYGALDIAATKSKKPELDLFEVALDNIRPTVEVKSRRVGGSTYQVPCEVRQVRRNALAMRWLVEAARKRGEKSMAQRLAGEMLDAVENKGSAVKKREDVHRMAEANKAFAHFRW from the coding sequence ATGCCAAGAAGACGCGTCATAGGTCAACGTAAAATCCTTCCAGATCCTAAGTTCGGAAGTGAATTACTTGCCAAGTTCGTAAACGTCGTAATGATCGACGGTAAAAAATCTACAGCTGAATCAATTGTGTACGGCGCATTAGACATCGCTGCGACAAAATCTAAAAAACCAGAGCTGGATCTGTTCGAAGTTGCATTAGACAACATTCGTCCTACTGTTGAAGTTAAATCACGCCGTGTGGGTGGTTCTACTTACCAGGTTCCATGTGAAGTTCGTCAGGTTCGTCGTAACGCTTTAGCTATGCGTTGGTTGGTTGAAGCTGCCCGTAAACGTGGCGAGAAATCAATGGCCCAGCGTTTAGCTGGTGAAATGCTGGATGCCGTTGAGAATAAAGGTTCTGCTGTTAAGAAACGTGAAGACGTTCACCGTATGGCTGAAGCGAACAAAGCTTTCGCGCATTTCCGCTGGTAA
- the rpsL gene encoding 30S ribosomal protein S12: MATINQLVRKPRSQVVSKSTVPALEACPQKRGVCTRVYTTTPKKPNSALRKVCRVRLTNGFEVTSYIGGEGHNLQEHSVVLIRGGRVKDLPGVRYHTVRGTLDCAGVKDRKQGRSKYGAKRPKNK; this comes from the coding sequence ATGGCAACAATCAACCAGCTAGTGCGTAAGCCGCGCAGCCAGGTGGTCTCTAAGAGCACCGTGCCGGCGCTCGAAGCTTGCCCACAGAAGCGTGGTGTTTGTACCCGCGTATACACCACCACACCTAAGAAGCCTAACTCTGCATTACGTAAAGTATGCCGTGTTCGTTTAACTAACGGATTCGAAGTTACTTCTTACATCGGCGGTGAAGGCCACAACTTACAGGAACACAGTGTTGTTCTGATCCGTGGCGGCCGGGTAAAAGACCTTCCAGGTGTGCGTTATCACACCGTACGCGGCACTTTAGACTGTGCAGGCGTTAAAGATCGTAAGCAAGGCCGTTCTAAATACGGCGCTAAACGGCCGAAGAACAAATAA